A genomic region of [Eubacterium] eligens ATCC 27750 contains the following coding sequences:
- the groL gene encoding chaperonin GroEL (60 kDa chaperone family; promotes refolding of misfolded polypeptides especially under stressful conditions; forms two stacked rings of heptamers to form a barrel-shaped 14mer; ends can be capped by GroES; misfolded proteins enter the barrel where they are refolded when GroES binds), with protein sequence MAKEIKYGIEARKALEEGVNKLANTVRVTIGPKGRNVVLDKSYGAPLITNDGVTIAKDIELEDAFENMGAQLVKEVAAKTNDVAGDGTTTATVLAQAMINEGMKNLAAGANPIVLRKGMKKATDCAVEAIAGMSEKVTGKDQIAKVAAISAGDEEVGQMVADAMEKVSNDGVITIEESKTMKTELDLVEGMQFDRGYISAYMATDMDKMEAVLDNPYILITDKKISNIQEILPVLEQIVQSGAKLLIIAEDVEGEALTTLIVNKLRGTFNVVAVKAPGYGDRRKEMLKDIAILTGGQVISEELGLELKDTTMDMLGRAKSVKVQKENTVIVDGEGAKEDIDARVAQIKAQLEETTSEFDKEKLQERLAKLAGGVAVIRVGAATETEMKEAKLRMEDALNATRAAVEEGVVSGGGSAYIHASKKVAELVKTLSGDEKIGAQIILKALEAPLFHIAYNAGLEGAVIINKVRESEVGTGFDAYKEEYVNMIDAGILDPAKVTRSALQNATSVASTLLTTESVVANIKEDAPAMPAGGAGMGGMM encoded by the coding sequence ATGGCAAAGGAAATCAAGTACGGAATTGAAGCTAGAAAGGCTTTAGAGGAAGGTGTTAATAAGTTAGCTAATACAGTAAGAGTAACTATCGGACCTAAGGGTCGTAATGTTGTTCTTGATAAGTCATATGGTGCACCACTTATCACTAACGATGGTGTTACTATTGCTAAGGATATTGAACTTGAAGATGCATTCGAGAATATGGGTGCACAGCTTGTTAAGGAAGTAGCAGCCAAGACTAATGATGTTGCAGGTGATGGTACAACAACAGCTACTGTTCTTGCACAGGCTATGATTAATGAAGGTATGAAGAACCTTGCAGCAGGTGCTAACCCAATCGTATTAAGAAAGGGAATGAAGAAGGCTACTGATTGTGCTGTTGAAGCTATTGCAGGTATGAGCGAGAAGGTAACAGGCAAGGATCAGATTGCCAAGGTTGCAGCTATTTCAGCAGGTGATGAGGAAGTTGGACAGATGGTAGCTGATGCTATGGAGAAGGTTTCTAACGATGGCGTTATCACAATCGAGGAATCTAAGACAATGAAGACAGAGCTTGACCTTGTAGAAGGTATGCAGTTCGATAGAGGATACATTTCAGCATATATGGCTACAGATATGGATAAGATGGAAGCAGTTCTTGATAATCCATATATCCTTATTACAGATAAGAAGATTTCTAATATTCAGGAAATTTTACCAGTTCTTGAGCAGATTGTTCAGAGTGGTGCCAAGCTTCTTATTATTGCAGAAGATGTTGAGGGCGAGGCTCTTACAACACTTATCGTTAATAAGTTAAGAGGAACATTCAATGTTGTAGCTGTCAAGGCTCCTGGATATGGTGACAGACGTAAGGAAATGCTTAAGGATATCGCAATTCTTACAGGTGGTCAGGTTATTTCTGAGGAACTTGGACTTGAGCTTAAGGATACAACAATGGATATGCTTGGTAGAGCTAAGTCTGTTAAGGTTCAGAAAGAGAACACAGTTATCGTTGATGGCGAAGGTGCTAAGGAAGATATTGATGCAAGAGTTGCACAGATTAAGGCACAGCTTGAGGAGACAACTTCTGAATTTGATAAAGAGAAGTTACAGGAAAGACTTGCAAAGCTTGCAGGTGGTGTAGCTGTTATCAGAGTTGGTGCTGCAACAGAGACAGAGATGAAGGAAGCTAAGCTTCGTATGGAAGATGCTCTTAATGCAACAAGAGCTGCTGTTGAAGAAGGTGTAGTATCAGGTGGTGGTTCTGCTTATATCCATGCTTCTAAGAAGGTTGCAGAGCTTGTTAAGACACTCAGTGGGGATGAGAAGATTGGTGCCCAGATTATCTTAAAAGCACTTGAAGCTCCATTATTCCACATTGCATACAATGCTGGTCTTGAAGGCGCTGTTATCATCAATAAGGTAAGAGAGTCAGAAGTTGGTACAGGATTTGATGCATACAAGGAAGAGTATGTCAACATGATTGACGCTGGTATCCTTGACCCGGCTAAGGTTACAAGAAGTGCATTACAGAATGCTACAAGCGTTGCTTCAACACTTCTTACAACAGAGTCAGTTGTTGCTAATATTAAGGAAGACGCTCCAGCAATGCCAGCAGGCGGTGCAGGCATGGGCGGAATGATGTAA
- a CDS encoding DUF6106 family protein has protein sequence MIEGTVEQIVKVTAPKISIFYRIILVIACLLAATTIVQTGWLGVIVLVIFIFFTVFVFEYYNAEYEYSYVDGSLTIDKIMAKSVRKNVGSFDLTRAVLVAKVNSQEALGKARQQLRTYNCSSGVDDPEDIVIYTYDNDSNEMIRLFMLPDDSMKEAIVSAVGNGVAHL, from the coding sequence ATGATAGAAGGAACAGTAGAGCAGATTGTTAAAGTTACCGCTCCTAAGATTTCAATTTTTTACAGAATAATACTTGTGATTGCATGTCTGCTAGCAGCGACAACAATTGTGCAGACAGGCTGGTTAGGTGTTATTGTACTGGTTATATTTATATTTTTCACGGTGTTTGTATTCGAGTATTATAATGCTGAATATGAATATTCATATGTTGATGGAAGCCTGACTATAGATAAAATTATGGCTAAATCAGTAAGAAAGAATGTCGGCAGTTTTGACCTTACAAGAGCAGTTCTTGTGGCTAAGGTAAATAGTCAGGAAGCTTTAGGCAAAGCCAGACAGCAGTTAAGAACATATAATTGTTCGTCAGGAGTAGATGACCCTGAAGATATTGTAATATACACATATGACAATGACAGTAACGAGATGATAAGACTGTTTATGCTTCCGGATGATTCAATGAAAGAAGCAATTGTAAGTGCTGTTGGTAACGGAGTTGCACATTTATAA
- a CDS encoding DNA-3-methyladenine glycosylase family protein, which yields MADYKLKNVCDFDLAQTLECGQCFHFVKLDEEDYVLTAKGYVLHVSQEADTVTFYDTDKDEYVNVWKDYFDMDRDYSAIKKKLLEKDDKLKDAIESMWGVRILNQDFFETLISFIISQNKQIPHIKKIVADISAKFGTYKGTYGGADMYTFPTLEQLANASEEDFKELKTGFRAPYIMDAIRRNMAGQFDINELKSMDYDSCIKELMTIKGVGEKVANCVSLFGLGKKEAFPVDVWIKRIMETMYFDGVDTPKDKIAAFAKEQFGELGGFAQQYLFYYGKSIKMGVK from the coding sequence ATGGCAGATTATAAATTAAAAAATGTATGTGATTTCGATCTGGCACAGACATTGGAATGTGGACAGTGTTTTCATTTTGTAAAGCTCGATGAAGAGGATTATGTACTGACGGCAAAGGGGTATGTATTACATGTTTCACAGGAGGCTGATACCGTTACATTTTATGATACAGACAAAGATGAATATGTAAATGTATGGAAAGATTATTTCGATATGGACAGGGATTATTCAGCAATTAAGAAAAAGCTGCTGGAAAAAGATGATAAGTTAAAGGATGCAATTGAAAGCATGTGGGGAGTGAGGATTCTTAATCAGGATTTTTTTGAAACACTTATATCATTCATTATATCGCAGAATAAGCAGATACCTCATATTAAGAAGATAGTAGCTGATATATCTGCAAAGTTTGGTACATATAAGGGAACATATGGTGGAGCGGATATGTATACATTTCCAACACTTGAACAGCTTGCCAATGCAAGTGAAGAGGACTTTAAAGAGTTAAAGACAGGATTCCGTGCGCCATATATTATGGATGCAATAAGAAGGAATATGGCAGGCCAGTTTGATATAAATGAACTTAAGAGCATGGATTATGATTCGTGCATTAAGGAACTTATGACAATAAAAGGTGTTGGAGAGAAGGTTGCCAACTGCGTAAGCCTTTTCGGACTTGGAAAGAAAGAAGCATTTCCTGTTGATGTGTGGATTAAAAGAATTATGGAGACAATGTATTTTGACGGTGTGGACACTCCAAAGGATAAGATTGCTGCTTTTGCAAAGGAACAGTTTGGGGAACTGGGGGGATTTGCACAGCAGTATCTGTTTTATTATGGAAAATCAATAAAAATGGGTGTTAAATAA
- a CDS encoding co-chaperone GroES, with amino-acid sequence MKLVPLGDRVVIKALVAEETTKSGIVLPGQAKEKPQQAEVIAVGPGGVVDGKEVVMQVKPGDKVIYSKYSGTEVKLDEDENLIIVKQSDILAIIE; translated from the coding sequence ATGAAATTAGTACCATTAGGAGACAGAGTTGTTATTAAAGCATTAGTTGCAGAGGAGACTACTAAATCAGGAATCGTACTTCCTGGACAGGCTAAGGAAAAGCCACAGCAGGCAGAAGTTATTGCTGTAGGTCCTGGCGGAGTTGTTGATGGTAAGGAAGTTGTTATGCAGGTTAAGCCTGGTGATAAGGTTATCTATTCTAAGTATTCTGGAACAGAGGTTAAACTTGATGAAGATGAGAATCTCATCATTGTAAAGCAGTCTGATATTCTTGCTATCATTGAATAA
- the truA gene encoding tRNA pseudouridine(38-40) synthase TruA produces MYNYRIEIEYDGGRYDGWQRLGKDASTNTIESRLCEIIARMTGETVDMYAGSRTEKGVHALCQTANFKLEKEVKAIEIKNYLNRYLPRDIAVMSVTEADERFHSQLNAKSKIYEYRLDTGNVANVFRRKYAYHTFDKPDFDAMRKAAGYFEGKHDFKAFTTAKKSKSTEKTIKKISVEYEGARAYIRIEADDFLHNMARYIIGMMLDVGNGIKKPEDVKRCLDGENIQMSLPAESYGLFLVKVVY; encoded by the coding sequence ATGTATAATTACCGTATAGAGATAGAGTATGATGGTGGAAGATATGACGGCTGGCAAAGACTGGGTAAGGATGCCAGTACGAATACTATAGAAAGCAGGCTATGCGAGATAATAGCAAGAATGACTGGTGAGACAGTTGACATGTATGCCGGGTCAAGAACAGAAAAGGGCGTGCATGCGTTGTGCCAGACAGCAAATTTCAAGCTTGAGAAGGAAGTTAAGGCAATAGAAATAAAGAATTATCTTAACAGATATCTGCCAAGAGATATTGCAGTTATGTCTGTAACTGAAGCTGATGAAAGATTTCATAGCCAGCTTAATGCAAAGTCTAAGATATATGAGTACAGGCTGGATACAGGCAATGTTGCTAATGTATTCAGAAGAAAATATGCTTACCATACATTTGATAAGCCAGACTTTGATGCTATGAGAAAGGCTGCCGGATATTTTGAAGGAAAGCATGATTTTAAGGCATTTACTACGGCAAAGAAGAGCAAGAGTACAGAAAAGACTATTAAGAAGATAAGTGTAGAGTATGAAGGTGCAAGAGCTTATATAAGAATTGAAGCGGATGATTTCCTTCATAATATGGCAAGGTACATTATTGGAATGATGCTAGATGTAGGCAATGGCATCAAGAAGCCGGAAGATGTGAAACGATGTCTTGATGGGGAGAACATACAGATGTCATTACCGGCAGAGAGTTATGGGCTGTTTCTTGTAAAGGTGGTTTACTAG
- a CDS encoding chemotaxis protein CheX yields MKDRILGKYIAKNHTGNVFTDNELQVIRQGNTDKMVETFLHMGNDYYNTQMQCTINSLGMFMDGDIELDHIDFERTYRGEFIGCQIMDGDIDVFLGIAGNDKELLKVASTFAQEDIKEFDADAYDALCEFINVINGAYATKLGENDVEVTLHPPVFYKNTEVTAEDGFYVVTFNMENNLFKILMAADNKIQLSA; encoded by the coding sequence ATGAAGGACAGAATACTCGGCAAATATATCGCAAAGAACCATACCGGCAATGTATTCACTGATAATGAATTGCAGGTAATCAGACAAGGCAACACAGATAAGATGGTAGAGACATTTTTACATATGGGTAATGATTATTATAATACCCAGATGCAATGTACTATTAATAGTCTTGGAATGTTTATGGATGGCGATATAGAACTTGACCATATTGATTTCGAAAGAACTTACAGGGGTGAGTTTATAGGATGCCAGATTATGGATGGAGATATTGACGTGTTTCTTGGTATAGCGGGGAATGATAAGGAACTTTTAAAGGTTGCATCTACATTTGCACAGGAAGATATTAAAGAGTTTGATGCAGATGCATATGATGCATTATGTGAATTTATTAATGTTATTAATGGTGCATATGCAACTAAGCTCGGTGAGAATGATGTGGAGGTTACTCTTCATCCACCGGTATTTTATAAGAATACAGAGGTTACAGCAGAAGATGGTTTCTATGTTGTGACATTTAATATGGAAAATAATTTGTTTAAGATATTAATGGCTGCTGATAATAAAATCCAGCTTTCAGCTTAA
- a CDS encoding glycosyltransferase family 2 protein, producing the protein MGKLLSFAIPCYNSAEYMEHCINTVLAGGDEVEVIIVDDGSTKDNTYEIAKRYEKEYPDIVKAVHQENGGHGEAVNTGLKHATGRFFKVVDSDDWVDGKSYKRMLATLRSFEEGSEPDMVIANYVYEKVGAKRKKVIHYENVFPVEQMFTWDDINIGDFKVDQYILMHTVVYRTQLLKDCGLELPKHTFYVDNIFVFEPLPYVKNMYYINTNFYRYFIGREDQSVNESVMISRIDQQLSVNKRMIDSFLSENPKNINCRKYMINYLRIMMEVSSIFLIVSGTKEHLAKKKALWQYAKDKDEVLYKKLRHSLLGWSVNIPTSAGRWISKQGYKVANNIIGFN; encoded by the coding sequence ATGGGTAAATTATTATCATTTGCAATACCATGTTACAACTCCGCAGAGTATATGGAACATTGTATTAATACAGTGCTTGCCGGTGGCGATGAAGTTGAGGTTATTATAGTTGATGATGGTTCAACAAAGGATAATACATATGAAATAGCCAAAAGATATGAAAAGGAATATCCAGATATTGTCAAGGCTGTACATCAGGAGAATGGTGGACATGGTGAGGCTGTAAATACAGGTCTTAAGCATGCAACAGGAAGGTTCTTTAAGGTTGTTGACAGTGATGACTGGGTAGATGGCAAAAGTTATAAAAGAATGCTTGCTACATTAAGAAGCTTTGAAGAGGGCAGTGAGCCGGATATGGTTATTGCAAACTATGTATATGAAAAGGTCGGAGCCAAGAGAAAGAAAGTTATCCACTATGAAAATGTATTTCCTGTAGAGCAGATGTTTACATGGGATGATATTAATATAGGCGATTTTAAGGTTGACCAGTATATTCTTATGCATACTGTTGTATATAGAACACAGCTTTTAAAGGATTGTGGATTAGAGCTTCCTAAGCATACATTTTATGTTGATAACATATTTGTGTTCGAGCCACTTCCGTATGTTAAGAATATGTATTACATAAATACTAATTTCTACAGATACTTTATTGGACGAGAAGATCAGTCTGTTAATGAGAGTGTTATGATTTCAAGAATTGACCAGCAGCTTTCTGTTAATAAGAGAATGATTGATTCTTTTCTTTCAGAAAATCCTAAGAATATTAACTGTAGAAAATATATGATTAACTATTTAAGAATTATGATGGAAGTATCGTCTATATTCTTAATTGTATCTGGAACAAAGGAACATCTTGCGAAGAAGAAGGCACTCTGGCAGTATGCTAAGGATAAGGATGAAGTGCTTTACAAGAAGTTACGACACAGTCTTTTGGGCTGGTCTGTTAATATCCCTACATCTGCAGGAAGATGGATATCTAAGCAGGGATACAAGGTAGCTAATAATATAATAGGTTTTAATTAA
- the guaB gene encoding IMP dehydrogenase, translating to MGKIIGEGITFDDVLLVPQYSEVTPNMIDLSTQLTKNIKLNIPLMSAGMDTVTEHRMAIAMARQGGIGIIHKNMSVEAQAEEVDKVKRSENGVITDPFFLHPDNTLQEANDLMGKFRISGVPITDDNGKLVGIITNRDLKFEEHFERPIKECMTSENLITAPVGTTLEEAKKILGKARKEKLPIVDDDYKLRGLITIKDIEKSVKYPSSAHDSQGRLLAGAAVGITANVMERVQALVNANVDCIVIDSAHGHSKNIITTLKEIKSAFPDLQVIAGNIATGAAAKALCEAGVDAVKVGIGPGSICTTRVVAGIGVPQVTAVMDAYAEAKKYGIPVIADGGIKYSGDIVKAIAAGGNVCMLGSLLAGCDEAPGTFELFQGRKYKVYRGMGSIAAMENGSKDRYFQTGAKKLVPEGVEGRVAYKGLVEDTIFQLMGGLRSGMGYCGAPTIPVLQETAQFIKMSSAALRESHPHDIHITKEAPNYSVEDK from the coding sequence ATGGGTAAAATTATTGGTGAAGGCATTACATTTGACGACGTACTTTTAGTTCCACAGTATTCAGAAGTAACACCTAATATGATTGACCTCTCAACACAGCTCACTAAGAATATTAAACTTAACATTCCTTTAATGAGTGCAGGTATGGACACAGTTACAGAACACAGAATGGCAATCGCAATGGCTAGACAGGGCGGTATTGGTATTATTCATAAGAATATGTCAGTAGAAGCTCAGGCAGAAGAAGTAGACAAGGTTAAGCGTTCAGAGAATGGTGTTATCACAGACCCATTTTTCTTACATCCAGATAATACATTACAGGAAGCTAATGACCTTATGGGCAAGTTCAGAATTTCCGGAGTACCTATCACAGATGATAATGGCAAGCTTGTCGGTATCATTACTAACAGAGACCTTAAGTTTGAGGAGCATTTTGAAAGACCAATCAAGGAGTGCATGACAAGCGAGAATCTTATCACTGCTCCTGTTGGAACAACTCTTGAAGAAGCCAAGAAGATATTAGGAAAGGCAAGAAAAGAGAAGCTGCCTATCGTTGATGACGATTATAAGTTAAGAGGACTTATCACAATCAAGGATATTGAGAAGAGCGTTAAGTATCCATCTTCAGCACATGATTCACAGGGCAGACTTCTTGCAGGTGCTGCTGTTGGTATTACAGCTAATGTTATGGAAAGAGTACAGGCTCTTGTTAATGCAAATGTTGACTGTATCGTTATTGATTCAGCTCACGGACATTCTAAGAATATTATTACAACTCTTAAGGAGATTAAGTCAGCATTCCCTGATCTTCAGGTTATTGCCGGTAATATTGCAACAGGTGCAGCTGCCAAGGCTCTTTGTGAGGCTGGTGTAGATGCTGTTAAGGTTGGTATCGGACCTGGTTCTATCTGTACAACAAGAGTTGTTGCAGGTATTGGTGTACCACAGGTTACAGCCGTTATGGACGCTTATGCAGAGGCTAAGAAGTATGGTATTCCTGTAATTGCTGATGGTGGTATCAAGTATTCAGGAGATATCGTTAAGGCTATCGCAGCAGGTGGTAATGTCTGCATGTTAGGAAGCCTTCTTGCAGGTTGTGATGAGGCTCCTGGTACATTCGAGTTATTCCAGGGAAGAAAGTACAAGGTATACAGAGGAATGGGGTCTATCGCTGCCATGGAAAACGGAAGCAAGGACAGATATTTCCAGACTGGTGCAAAGAAGCTTGTTCCAGAGGGTGTTGAAGGACGTGTTGCTTATAAGGGACTTGTTGAAGATACTATCTTCCAGCTTATGGGTGGACTTCGTTCAGGTATGGGATATTGTGGAGCACCTACAATTCCAGTACTTCAGGAAACAGCTCAGTTTATTAAGATGTCTTCAGCAGCTTTAAGAGAGAGTCATCCACATGATATTCATATCACAAAGGAAGCTCCTAACTATTCAGTTGAGGATAAGTAA
- the argS gene encoding arginine--tRNA ligase, translated as MKTIIELITDEIKNVFAECGYDEAYAKVTVSNRPDLCEFQCNGAMAAAKAYKKAPFMIADEVVAKLADNKMFSKIESVKPGFININICEDYLAGYLNEMSETEKFGYVNSESNKTVIVDYGGANAAKPLHVGHLRSAVIGESVKRINTFVGNKTIGDVHLGDWGLQMGLIIEELRDRKPELPYFDDSFTGEYPEEAPFTISELEEIYPAASAKSKEDIAFAERAHEATLKLQSGDKACRAIWHHIMNVSKADLKKNYDNLNVHFDLWKGESDAQPYIDDMVNKMIADGIAYESQGATVVDIQQEGDTKELPPCIVRKSDGAALYATSDLATIVEREKLYHPDTYIYLADKRQELHFTQVFRTAKKAGIVAPDADMRFVGFGTMNGKDGKPFKTRSGGVMRLEHLIADIDEAVYEKIMSNRTVEETEARDTAKIVGLAALKYGDLSNQASKDYVFDIERFSSFEGNTGPYILYTIVRIKSILNKYTENGGSTNNLKIMAATEESEKNLSLSLIKFADIIDGAYRDNAPHKICQFIYEVSNAFNGFYHNNKILSEPDEAKKASYIALISLTKSILEQCIDLLAIECPDRM; from the coding sequence ATGAAGACGATTATTGAACTTATTACTGATGAGATTAAAAATGTATTCGCTGAATGTGGATATGATGAGGCATATGCGAAAGTTACAGTTTCTAACAGACCTGACCTGTGTGAGTTTCAGTGTAACGGTGCTATGGCAGCAGCCAAAGCATATAAGAAAGCACCATTTATGATTGCTGATGAGGTTGTTGCAAAGTTAGCAGATAACAAGATGTTTTCTAAGATTGAGAGTGTTAAACCAGGATTTATTAATATTAATATATGTGAAGATTATCTGGCAGGATATCTTAATGAGATGTCTGAAACTGAGAAGTTCGGCTATGTTAATTCGGAGAGCAATAAGACTGTTATTGTGGATTACGGCGGAGCTAATGCCGCAAAGCCACTTCATGTAGGACATCTTCGTTCTGCAGTTATCGGAGAGAGCGTTAAGAGAATCAACACATTTGTTGGAAATAAGACTATTGGTGATGTACATCTTGGAGACTGGGGTCTTCAGATGGGACTTATCATTGAAGAGTTAAGAGATAGAAAGCCAGAACTTCCGTATTTTGATGACAGTTTTACCGGTGAGTATCCAGAGGAAGCACCATTTACAATCTCAGAGCTTGAGGAGATTTATCCGGCAGCTTCTGCAAAGTCTAAGGAAGATATTGCATTTGCAGAAAGAGCTCATGAAGCTACACTTAAGTTACAGAGTGGTGATAAGGCATGCCGTGCAATATGGCATCATATCATGAATGTTTCTAAAGCTGACCTTAAGAAGAATTATGATAATCTTAATGTGCATTTTGATTTATGGAAGGGGGAATCGGATGCACAGCCATATATTGACGATATGGTTAATAAGATGATTGCAGACGGAATTGCTTATGAAAGCCAGGGCGCAACTGTTGTAGATATACAGCAGGAGGGTGATACTAAGGAGCTTCCACCATGCATCGTAAGAAAATCTGATGGTGCGGCACTTTATGCAACATCTGACCTTGCAACTATTGTTGAAAGAGAAAAGTTATATCATCCTGATACATATATTTATCTTGCTGATAAGAGGCAGGAACTTCATTTTACACAGGTATTCAGAACGGCTAAGAAGGCTGGGATTGTAGCGCCTGATGCAGATATGAGATTTGTGGGCTTTGGTACTATGAACGGTAAAGATGGTAAGCCATTCAAGACGCGTTCAGGTGGTGTTATGAGACTTGAGCATCTTATAGCTGATATTGATGAAGCTGTATATGAGAAAATTATGTCTAACAGAACTGTTGAAGAGACAGAAGCAAGAGATACAGCTAAGATAGTAGGACTTGCTGCATTAAAGTATGGAGATCTTTCTAATCAGGCATCAAAGGATTATGTGTTTGATATTGAGAGATTTTCATCATTTGAGGGTAATACAGGACCATATATTCTTTACACAATTGTAAGAATTAAGTCTATCCTTAACAAATATACAGAAAATGGTGGAAGCACAAATAACCTTAAAATCATGGCTGCTACAGAAGAAAGTGAGAAGAATCTTTCTTTATCACTTATTAAGTTTGCAGATATAATTGATGGGGCATATAGGGATAATGCACCACATAAGATATGTCAGTTTATATATGAGGTATCTAACGCATTTAACGGCTTTTATCATAACAATAAGATACTTTCAGAACCTGACGAGGCTAAGAAGGCAAGTTATATTGCACTTATCAGCCTTACTAAGAGCATTCTCGAGCAGTGTATTGATTTGCTTGCGATTGAATGCCCTGACAGAATGTAA
- a CDS encoding response regulator: MAKILIVDDSKTSRKFLRNMLEDAGHEIVSEAVNGAEGVEKYKMYKPDVVTMDITMPVMDGIEAVKEIMEIDPGAKVIMVTAAGQKTNMVEALKRGAADFIQKPFDSAVIINTIEKVLEDE, encoded by the coding sequence ATGGCAAAAATTTTGATAGTAGATGATTCTAAGACATCAAGAAAATTTTTAAGAAATATGCTTGAAGATGCAGGACATGAGATTGTATCAGAGGCAGTTAATGGTGCAGAAGGTGTAGAAAAATATAAGATGTATAAGCCCGATGTTGTTACGATGGATATTACAATGCCTGTTATGGATGGTATAGAAGCTGTAAAAGAGATTATGGAGATTGATCCTGGGGCAAAAGTTATTATGGTAACTGCCGCTGGTCAGAAGACTAATATGGTCGAGGCATTAAAGAGAGGTGCTGCTGATTTTATTCAGAAGCCATTTGATAGTGCTGTAATCATTAATACAATAGAAAAGGTTTTGGAAGACGAATAA
- a CDS encoding transglutaminase domain-containing protein, producing the protein MKFRKYWASLLAGAILTASLYGCSIPFTNNNTSDTSSEISYIPFDNKAATTEDIIQFIIQSMENNNNECDIFVADDKLIDANEWLTRISGIEQIKCEYRRIKDGYNMVITYDCWDNYAIMKAYNSDNTSQLNERQLELYNKYIEILSEVTSPHKSDYENELAIHDYLVSHITYIDNGGSTFNAYDALINGEAVCSGYTESFKTFMDMLGIENYTLSGTAGSQQHIWNVVKLGNDWYQVDVTWDDPVGSTSEYIDHGYFNITDADMAIDHTWNSAVNAANPANGYIYTYPVQSKLQVINTQNEFDNYILRCIRNRTRHIEFTTTADLDIKSAVSNAGIQLSYAYKTTNRTNYTLYTVTFTF; encoded by the coding sequence ATGAAATTCAGAAAATATTGGGCGTCTCTTTTAGCCGGAGCAATATTAACAGCATCTCTTTACGGATGCAGTATACCTTTTACCAATAACAATACCTCTGATACTTCTTCAGAAATTTCATATATACCATTTGATAATAAAGCAGCTACAACCGAAGATATAATTCAGTTTATAATACAATCCATGGAAAATAACAATAATGAATGTGATATTTTTGTTGCCGATGACAAGCTTATTGATGCCAATGAGTGGCTGACAAGAATTAGCGGCATAGAACAGATAAAGTGTGAATACCGCAGAATTAAAGATGGTTACAATATGGTGATAACTTATGACTGCTGGGATAATTATGCAATAATGAAAGCATATAATTCAGACAATACATCCCAGCTTAACGAACGCCAGCTTGAACTTTATAACAAATATATTGAAATCCTTTCAGAAGTTACTTCACCACATAAAAGCGATTATGAAAATGAACTTGCAATACATGATTATCTTGTATCACATATAACATATATTGATAATGGCGGTTCAACCTTTAATGCTTATGACGCTCTTATTAACGGTGAGGCTGTATGTAGCGGATACACAGAAAGTTTCAAGACTTTTATGGATATGCTCGGTATTGAGAATTACACATTATCAGGTACAGCGGGCAGCCAGCAGCATATCTGGAATGTAGTTAAACTTGGGAACGACTGGTATCAGGTTGATGTCACATGGGATGACCCTGTTGGTTCAACATCAGAGTATATCGACCACGGATATTTTAATATAACAGATGCCGATATGGCAATTGACCACACATGGAATTCCGCTGTAAATGCAGCCAACCCTGCTAACGGATACATATACACATATCCTGTTCAGTCAAAGCTTCAGGTCATTAATACACAGAACGAATTCGATAATTACATATTGCGTTGCATAAGAAACCGGACCAGACATATAGAATTTACAACAACAGCTGACCTTGATATCAAATCAGCAGTATCTAATGCTGGAATCCAGTTATCCTATGCCTACAAAACCACTAACAGAACCAATTACACATTATATACAGTTACTTTCACATTCTAA